In Calothrix sp. PCC 7507, one DNA window encodes the following:
- a CDS encoding carbohydrate kinase: MSNPRVLCLGEVLFDCLADQLGLKLEEVKSWTPYPGGAPANVACALVKLGTPTGFIGSVGEDAPGTALVELLQQVGVDTTGVQRHPTAPTRQVYVVRDLGGDRTFAGFGKYDTTEFADTRLQAEKLPHSLFQEADFLVLGTLELAYPESEKAIHRALDLAEHYDLKILLDVNWRPVFWQDTSIARQKIQETFKRVDFLKLAKEEAQWLFDTSDPGAITYRLDSLEGVLVTDGENGCAYCLGENEGKLPAFFIPVVDTTGAGDSFLAGFIHQVLEHGIQGLSDPETAKRIVTYASAVGALTTIKPGAIASQPTPAEVEAFLASNQPA, from the coding sequence ATGAGCAATCCCCGTGTTTTGTGTCTCGGTGAAGTTTTGTTCGATTGTTTAGCCGATCAATTGGGGCTAAAGCTGGAGGAGGTTAAATCTTGGACTCCATACCCAGGAGGAGCGCCAGCTAACGTAGCCTGTGCTTTGGTAAAGCTGGGAACGCCGACGGGATTTATCGGATCTGTTGGTGAAGATGCACCAGGAACCGCACTTGTCGAGCTATTACAACAAGTGGGTGTGGATACAACGGGAGTGCAACGCCATCCTACAGCACCGACGCGACAAGTTTATGTGGTACGGGATCTAGGAGGCGATCGCACTTTTGCGGGATTTGGCAAGTATGATACAACTGAGTTTGCTGATACTCGTTTACAAGCTGAGAAATTACCACATTCTCTATTTCAAGAGGCAGATTTTCTGGTTTTGGGGACTTTGGAATTAGCCTATCCTGAAAGTGAAAAAGCCATTCACCGCGCCCTAGATTTAGCAGAACATTACGACTTGAAGATATTGCTGGATGTCAATTGGCGTCCTGTGTTTTGGCAAGATACAAGTATTGCTCGTCAAAAGATTCAGGAAACATTTAAACGAGTCGATTTTCTGAAACTTGCCAAGGAAGAGGCACAATGGTTATTTGATACAAGTGATCCTGGCGCAATCACTTACCGACTAGATTCACTGGAAGGGGTACTAGTCACAGATGGCGAAAACGGTTGCGCCTACTGCTTGGGTGAAAACGAAGGTAAATTACCTGCGTTTTTTATTCCCGTTGTGGATACAACTGGTGCTGGGGATAGCTTTTTGGCAGGATTTATCCACCAAGTTCTTGAGCATGGCATTCAGGGCTTGAGTGATCCAGAAACAGCTAAACGCATCGTTACCTATGCCAGTGCTGTTGGGGCACTAACTACTATTAAACCAGGAGCGATCGCTTCTCAACCAACCCCTGCAGAAGTTGAAGCTTTTCTAGCCTCCAATCAACCTGCTTAA
- a CDS encoding gluconokinase, protein MIILIMGVSGSGKTTIGRLLADSLNWQFNDADDFHSLENIEKMRRGIPLSDADRIPWLQDLQTAIAHWLQDHQNVVLACSALKASYRELLVIDSDRIKLVYLNGSFELIQQRLQQRQNHFMTEKLLKSQFNALEEPNNAIFVDISQPLEVIVQTIRTALGI, encoded by the coding sequence ATGATTATTTTAATAATGGGTGTATCTGGCTCTGGTAAAACTACAATCGGACGACTACTTGCAGACTCATTAAACTGGCAATTTAACGACGCTGATGATTTCCATTCACTAGAGAATATCGAGAAAATGCGGCGTGGTATTCCTTTGAGTGATGCTGACAGAATACCTTGGTTGCAAGATTTACAAACTGCGATCGCTCATTGGCTGCAAGATCATCAAAATGTAGTTCTAGCCTGTTCTGCACTCAAAGCTAGCTATCGTGAGTTGCTGGTAATAGATAGCGATCGCATCAAGCTAGTCTATCTCAATGGTTCTTTTGAATTGATTCAACAGCGTCTCCAGCAACGCCAAAATCATTTTATGACCGAAAAACTCCTCAAAAGCCAGTTCAATGCTCTTGAGGAGCCAAATAATGCCATATTTGTAGACATTTCACAGCCGCTGGAGGTAATTGTACAGACCATTAGAACGGCTTTGGGGATTTAA
- the sfsA gene encoding DNA/RNA nuclease SfsA codes for MTDWLYRYPPMYSGILLKRYKRFFADIQLVSGEVVTAHCPNTGPMTGVSTPGSAVQISQSDNPNRKLAYTLELIEVHDNQPTWVGVNTALPNRVVKLALEKHLFPELGNYSYIKGEVVYGQDKKSRVDFYLTGSDDDRPIYLEVKNTTLSQGTLALFPDTETTRGQKHLRELTALLPQTRAVMLYFINRHDCTEFAPGDMTDPLYGKLLRNAIALGLEVLPCRFDISPEGIRYLGLAKLKI; via the coding sequence ATGACTGATTGGCTCTACCGTTACCCACCCATGTATTCTGGTATACTGCTGAAACGCTACAAGCGCTTTTTCGCAGATATTCAACTTGTTTCTGGGGAAGTAGTCACAGCACACTGTCCAAATACAGGGCCGATGACTGGGGTATCAACGCCTGGAAGTGCGGTACAAATTTCCCAAAGCGATAACCCCAATCGCAAACTAGCCTACACCTTAGAATTAATCGAGGTACATGATAATCAGCCAACTTGGGTAGGTGTGAATACCGCTTTACCAAATCGAGTAGTGAAGCTGGCTTTAGAAAAACATCTATTTCCAGAGTTAGGAAACTATAGCTATATCAAAGGTGAAGTAGTTTATGGGCAAGATAAAAAAAGCCGGGTAGATTTTTATTTAACAGGAAGTGATGACGATCGCCCGATTTATTTGGAAGTGAAAAATACAACTTTATCTCAGGGAACTTTGGCGCTATTTCCTGACACAGAAACAACGAGAGGACAAAAGCACCTGCGGGAACTCACAGCACTATTACCCCAAACTCGTGCAGTTATGCTTTATTTTATCAATCGCCATGATTGTACTGAGTTTGCTCCTGGAGATATGACAGACCCCTTATATGGTAAGTTATTGCGGAATGCGATCGCACTCGGTTTGGAAGTACTACCCTGTCGTTTTGACATCTCCCCAGAAGGTATCCGTTACTTAGGTTTAGCAAAACTAAAAATTTAA
- a CDS encoding 2OG-Fe dioxygenase family protein: MQTVWKETELEYAFLFTLRKVNSIKVAGFKPFFNDLPVDPYIKGNYRLRRLSRFIVSEEKLIKLPHGYLFQSKEYNPLVGDIKREFAELDDALIKLDIFKNLVLAFVDSCKIHPEAEIGVHQIRTTCSPHNLGNPAPEGIHSDGTDFIGIFSVDRENIQGGETHLYTAKKEKPIFNKILHPGELLLVNDHEFFHFTTPIKPLTDAPGTRDVFVLTSPSLLSE; the protein is encoded by the coding sequence ATGCAAACAGTTTGGAAAGAAACGGAATTAGAATATGCCTTTCTATTTACCCTAAGAAAGGTAAATTCGATTAAGGTAGCAGGTTTTAAACCGTTTTTTAACGATTTACCCGTTGATCCTTATATCAAAGGTAACTATCGGTTGAGAAGATTATCTCGGTTTATAGTTTCTGAGGAAAAGTTAATTAAACTACCTCATGGCTATCTTTTCCAAAGTAAAGAATATAATCCATTAGTGGGTGATATAAAAAGAGAGTTTGCAGAATTAGATGATGCACTCATCAAATTAGATATTTTCAAAAATCTTGTTTTAGCATTTGTTGATTCCTGCAAAATTCACCCAGAAGCTGAGATAGGAGTTCATCAAATTAGAACTACTTGTTCACCTCACAATTTGGGTAATCCAGCGCCTGAAGGTATTCATAGTGATGGTACTGACTTTATTGGTATCTTCTCTGTTGATAGAGAAAATATTCAAGGCGGCGAGACACATTTGTATACTGCTAAAAAAGAAAAGCCCATTTTTAACAAAATTCTACATCCTGGAGAACTTTTATTGGTCAATGACCATGAATTTTTTCACTTTACTACTCCCATTAAGCCACTGACTGATGCTCCGGGAACAAGAGATGTTTTTGTACTGACTTCTCCTAGTCTTCTTTCTGAATAA